A window of the Gossypium hirsutum isolate 1008001.06 chromosome A05, Gossypium_hirsutum_v2.1, whole genome shotgun sequence genome harbors these coding sequences:
- the LOC107957154 gene encoding salt stress-induced hydrophobic peptide ESI3 yields the protein MGSETLIEVILAILLPPVGVFLRYGLGVEFWIDLVLTLVGYLPGIIYAIYVLVV from the exons atgGGTTCAGAGACTTTGATTGAAGTGATTCTGGCAATTCTTCTTCCTCCTGTTGGAGTTTTTCTTCGTTATGGCTTAGGG GTGGAATTCTGGATAGATTTGGTGCTGACATTGGTGGGTTATCTTCCAGGAATTATATATGCAATTTATGTATTAGTTGTATAG